The window TTAAACCCGTTGCAGCTTGGTGTTCACCAATTTCGGATACAGCATCCTCTGCTAATTTCATTAAGTGCTCGTCTGCTTTAAATGCTGCTGGAAGCTGAGGTACTTGACCGATTTCATAACCAAATGCGGTTACATCTACATCATGATGTCTTACCTCATCTGAAATTACGATAGCCCCTACTTCTAGATTCGGATCATAACCACCTGCTGATCCAGTGTTAATCACATAGTCAGGTTTGTATTCGCTTAATAATATGGAAGTTGTCATTGCCGCATTCACTTTCCCGATTCCACTTTTCAATAAAACAACTTCATGATTTTTGTATGTCCCGCTTGTAAATTCACTATTTGCTATGTTCTGTATTTTAGGATTTTCTATTTCATTTCTCAGAAGCTCTACTTCTTCTTCCATTGCACCTATAACTGCTATTTTCATTGTTAGTTGCCCCTCTCTAAAATGCACTTCTTTAAAAATAAGGAAAAAAGCTTCTTAAGTCAAGAAGCTTTTCTTTTTGCAAATATATTCGGGTCACTATTCTAATGTTTTAAGTTTTTCTTTTTTAGTTGGTTTCCATCCTTCACCATCAATCCATTCTATGGATATGCGATAAATTTCACTGCCATCCTTTGAAGTAACGGTTCCTATCGATTTTTGAGGGCTTCCACCATTACCTAAAAATTTTACATACATATTGGACGTATCTAAATTAGCAGCATAGGCTAATGCTTTAACTTTTTCATCCCAGTCTACAGAATTACTATCATAGCTAGAAACGTGATTACCGGATTGCTCTGTTCCTATTGGCGCCCATCCAGAATCTATAACCACTGATTCAACATTATTATCGTTTGATGGCTCAGTAGTAACAGTACCAGCTTCATTTTCTTCTGTATCAGTACTTTCATTCTCTTCTGTTTCTGAAGTTGTCTCTTCATTTGACGAAGTAGAATCTATGGATTCCGTGCTATTGCCCACTACTTCTTCAGATTCCTGTTCTTTCTCTTGCTCTGTCGATTCATTTTCAGTATTTTCTTCTTGTTCACTGTTTGTGGTAGATGTATTAGCACTCTCTTTCTCGTCGTCACCTGTAACAATATTTACTGTCACTATAATTATTAGGAGAATTACTATTCCTATAAGGATATTTAGAATATTATTCTTTTTTCTCTTGTGATTTCGTTGATCTAACCGCGTGTCAAATTTCGAATTTTTTTCTGGCATGTAATTCCTCCTTCTATATAAGAGAATATACTACAAATAGACGATATTAATAGGGTTATGTTTCAACATACTCAAAAATAGGACAATTGATCTTTATGATTTATTTTATCAAGACTATTTTCTCTGTACTACAAGACCTCTTGTTTAGGTAAAAGATTCTATTTTCGAAAAGTGAAAGCGTCCTTTCTAAGTCAAAACCTGTTTCTAACGTTTTTAAAGGACTTTGGACGGACGTTTTGCTATATGACTACCGAGGAATTTTTTTAGGTAATCTTATGGCATTTGTCTATCCGGCGCCCTCCTGCAGCTCTTAGAAACAAGTAAGTGCGTTTCTGGATAACTAGAGATAAGATACTTACATATTGATAGAGCAAGCTCACGAAGATGCAATTTCGTGAGCTATTTCGCCTCTTTATTTAGTAACTACTTATTATCTCTCTTAATTTTCATTAGTAAAAAAGGAAATCTACTTTCTTCATCCTTCTTTCAGAAAACATCCCTAATACAACAGATGGTTATATCGTTATATTAACTTTGAAAATTCTTACCATCTTAGCGATATGCTATGCTATAACTTATAGCCTGCGTACTACTCACTTAATTGATTGTAGTGAAAGGTAGCGAATCCAGCGGGAAAAGCGTTAGGCGAAGACCCCACAGCGAACTATAGTAGGAAGGCTAAGAACGCCACCTCGTGTGGCAACGCCTTCATGACCAACATCCTATTGGCCTGAGGCTAAGGCAACGCCCACGGAAAGCGTCCACCTGTTTCTGCATCGCTATGCTAGCTTCGAAACATGAAAGTGGGTTGTAACGGAAATCAGTAGTATTATTCATTCTTCTAAGCCCCATGAACCCAGTATACACGGTGCATTTCATATATTTTCTTCTCAAAAAAAGAGGTAAACGGTTTCGTTTACCTCTTCATTTTATGATATGGTTTTTATTTCTACGTCCATTTCTCCGCCAGGAGTAAGGATTTTCACTCGATCTCCTGTAGACTTGCCAATTAAACCTTTAGCAATTGGAGAATCATTTGATATTAGGCCCTCGATTGGATCAGCTTCTGCAGAACCTACAATAGTGTAAGTTTCTTCATCGCCATCTGGAATCTCCACAAATGTTACAGTTTTACCAAGCGTAACAATATCGTTGTTTCCTTCTTCTTCGATGATTACTGCATTGCGAATCATTGACTCAAGAGTTGAGATTCGACCCTCTACAAACGCTTGATCTTCTTTAGCTGAATCATATTCAGAGTTCTCTGATAGATCGCCAAAACTTCTAGCAATTTTAATACGTTCTACTACCTCTTTACGTTTCACCGTTATTAAATGCGTTAATTCATCTTGTAATTTTTGTTTACCAGCAACGGTCATTGGATATTGTTTCTCTGTTGACACTCCCATACACTCCTTTAAATACACACTTAAAACTCTATCATGTATTATTCATATGCATCTAATCACAATGTTATGAATTTCATGAAATTATTGTCAATCTCAATCATCATATTATACAATAACATCCGTTTCAAGAATAGTTTTTATTTTTGTTACCATTAAATCGATAGCCACTTCATTTTGGCCACCTTCTGGAATGATTACGTCAGCATACTTTTTAGTTGGCTCGATGAATTGATTGTGCATTGGTCGAACTACATTGAGGTACTGATCCACAACTGAGTCTACTGTACGTCCTCTTTCGTTAATATCACGTAATATACGACGAATAATACGTAAATCTGCATCTGTATCCACAAATAATTTGATATTCATCATATTTCGAAGGCGCTCATCTTCTAATACTAGTATACCTTCTAAAATAATTACGTCTTTAGGCTCTATTT is drawn from Psychrobacillus sp. INOP01 and contains these coding sequences:
- the mtnN gene encoding 5'-methylthioadenosine/S-adenosylhomocysteine nucleosidase; the protein is MKIAVIGAMEEEVELLRNEIENPKIQNIANSEFTSGTYKNHEVVLLKSGIGKVNAAMTTSILLSEYKPDYVINTGSAGGYDPNLEVGAIVISDEVRHHDVDVTAFGYEIGQVPQLPAAFKADEHLMKLAEDAVSEIGEHQAATGLIATGDIFMHDPAKVEQVRINFPQMKACEMEAAAVAQVCHQFEVPFVVIRALSDIAGKESSISFDEFLPVAAKHSTQVVLHVIEKL
- a CDS encoding YrrS family protein produces the protein MPEKNSKFDTRLDQRNHKRKKNNILNILIGIVILLIIIVTVNIVTGDDEKESANTSTTNSEQEENTENESTEQEKEQESEEVVGNSTESIDSTSSNEETTSETEENESTDTEENEAGTVTTEPSNDNNVESVVIDSGWAPIGTEQSGNHVSSYDSNSVDWDEKVKALAYAANLDTSNMYVKFLGNGGSPQKSIGTVTSKDGSEIYRISIEWIDGEGWKPTKKEKLKTLE
- the greA gene encoding transcription elongation factor GreA: MSTEKQYPMTVAGKQKLQDELTHLITVKRKEVVERIKIARSFGDLSENSEYDSAKEDQAFVEGRISTLESMIRNAVIIEEEGNNDIVTLGKTVTFVEIPDGDEETYTIVGSAEADPIEGLISNDSPIAKGLIGKSTGDRVKILTPGGEMDVEIKTIS
- the udk gene encoding uridine kinase; this translates as MTKKTPLIIGITGGSGSGKTSVTNAISEVFKNHSVVVIQQDFYYKDQSHLKFEERLDTNYDHPLAFDNDLLLEHIHNLLDNKAIEKPVYDYAKHTRSSETIKIEPKDVIILEGILVLEDERLRNMMNIKLFVDTDADLRIIRRILRDINERGRTVDSVVDQYLNVVRPMHNQFIEPTKKYADVIIPEGGQNEVAIDLMVTKIKTILETDVIV